The Candidatus Latescibacterota bacterium genomic sequence AGGACGCCATTCTCGTCGAGTCGTGACTTTACAAGTCCGAAGGCTTCTCTTGTAATCAGGTGAAAGGGGACAGACCCGCTGCCGAAGGCGTCCATCACTACTACGTCGTATATTTTGTCGGTACCATTCAGGAATTGTCTGCCGTCCATTGTGTGGATATTGGCCTCTTCTTTTTCGAGATCGAAATGCTCTCTCGCCATTTTGACTACGACCGGGTCGATCTCTACTCCGTCTACACTCCAGCCTCCCCGGGAAAAATGTTTTGCGACTGAGCCTCCTCCGAGACCGATCAGCAGCGCGTCACCGGGGGTGGAAAACATATATCGGGAAATGTCCACCACATTGACGTATGAAAATAGTGTCTCGTTTGATTCAATATCTGTAAATGTATGGATTGCTCCGTCTATAAGAAGAAAACGAGCGTTACTGTATTCGACGACCATGATCTGTGCGTATGGGCTCTGCTCGAATGCTCTGATGGAGCCTTCACCGCTCGTCCTCGCTGGTGCAGTGTTCATAAATAGCGCTGCCGCGGCACATAGAATAAACAACAATGCCAGCCCGGACCTCTTCGCGAAGGATCTTCTGTCGAGCATGGCAGCGAAGGCCGCGGTGAGTAGAAGCATTATTCCGATCGAAATAGTTAGAATTGAGACTCCTACTTTGGGTATGAGGATAAATCCTGTGAGAAGAGCCGCGACTACGCTTGCTGCAGTGGAGACCGAATAGAGGTTTCCTGCGGAGCGGCCGACTTCTCCAAGGCTGACAGTTCTCAATTTAATCGCGTATGGGCTGATCATTCCCAGCGCAAAAAGAGGAGGGAAGAACAGGATGAAGCCAGCGACAATTACTGCCATCCGTAATCCGAGAGATCCAGATATCCAGAGGACCGGCCTCTTGAGAAGGGGGACCATGATGAGCCAGATTCCCGCCATTGCCAGGATAACAGCGATCCTCGTCAGCGAAGCTTTCCTGTCAGCCATCCTTCCTCCGACAGCGTAGCCCACGCTGAGAGCTGAGAGAGCGACAGTGATGAGAGCCGACCAGAGGAACAGGCTTACTCCGTAATGCGGGCCAAGGATCCTGGTGCCGAGGATCTCGACCGCCAGTACCGCCGCGCCGCTTATCGCTACTATGACATAGAGGATCCAGGGATTGATCTTTCTGGCTGGAGTCTCTTTTTCCATGGTTTTCCTTTCTTTCAGCGGGAAGGCTTGCCGAAGGGGGGGGGACCGGAAAATAGATTGTATGAATGGCGACAGATGTCAGTATACCTTTAGTCCAGTACCCGTGTCAAGTCAGGCTGGTTTCCCCTGTGGTTCGCCTGTTTTTTTCCATATCTGTTCATCGATCAGTTTCTTTATTGTGCCTGTCCGTTGCCTGGGGAAGAGGATATGTTTATTTCTCAAGGAGGGATGAGTAGATCTTTTCGGTCTCAGCGACCATCCTGGATGCCGAGAATCTTTCCAGCACTCTCTCTCTGCCGGCCTTTCCCATCAGTGCCCGTTGTTCTTTGTCACTCCAGAGATCCTCAATCGCATCGGCAAGGGCTTTCGGATCTCCGGCCTCGACCAGCAGGCCGGTAATACCATTTTCCACTGCTTCCCTGTTTCCCCCCACATCTGTGGTGACAATGGGTCTGCCGGCGGCCATGGCCTCGAGGATCGCAAGGGGAAGTCCCTCTCGAAGCGAGGATCCAGCTACTACGTGGAACCCTGACAGTAGAGGACCAATGTCCGTGACTATTCCGGGGAAATGGACCGCTGTTCCGATGCCTGCTTCCAGCGCCTGTCTTTCCAGCGATGGTCTTAACGGGCCGTCTCCAACGAGTGTGAGGTGGACAGGAATATCCCGGGCAGACAGTATCCTGACAGCTTCGATCAGGTGCTTGAATCCCTTCGGGGCTGACAGAGTCCCGATGCTGCCGATCCTGAGTTTCCCGCCTTCCGGTCCCGGGCCCGTCGCTGTATGGGAGCCAGTATCGATTCCATTGAGTATGGTGACTGTCTTATCCGGGTTGAGGAGAGGGATGTGCGATTTTCTGACCTCTTCAGAACAGGCGATTACCATATCAAGAAGGCGGCGCATGGATGGATAGAATATTCTGCCCATTTTGCCTCCCGCCCGCTGCGGATAATCGATGCTGTGTTCAGTCATCAATCTGACCGGGACACCGGCGAAGATCGCGGCGGGAAGCCCGAGAAAGAGAGGAAGAGGGTTGTGGAAATGTACTATCTTTGCCCTGTTCTGTTTGAAAATACGGGTCATACGTGTCAGGCTTCGGATGTCAGAAGACCGGGTGTTCAGTATATGGACCTTTACACCAAGTGATTCGACCTCCTCTATCAGGGGGCCTCCGGGCATGAACGAGATCGCTTCCATCCTGTATCGGTTTCTGTCGTGAAACTTTGCGTAGTGGTATAGGATCTTCTGAGCTCCACCAATATCCAGGGAGTGGATGAGATGAACGCAGAGTACTTTTTCTCCGGACATTATACTGCTTTCGATGTCAGCATCTGCCGATAACGGATAACCGATTTTCAACACCGGATATTAAATGAAGATAGGGACATTCACAATGGAAAACGGGGCCACAGGGAAATCAGTCGTGGATGTGGGAACTTGTCGATGTCCTTAATGTATGCTATTCTGTGATCTCTTGAAGGAGGAAGCCCGGTTGAAACGATACAGTCGACTTATGACTATTACCTTTGTGACTTTACTAGCAATAGTGCTGTTCGGGTCGTCTGCAGGAAGCGCATTCCCGCCGCCTCCGGATTTTCTTTCACCTCCTGACACGATCATCGTATTGGCTGATCCAGGCCAGGATGCTGGCGGTCCTGCCAGGGCCGGGGGTGAACCGGACAGCTTTGATCTGTCCGAGAGAAGCAGGCTTCTTCTTTATCCGAGCAAACTTGAAAATATTAACACGAATCTGGTCTTCTCAGTTCGAAAGCAGAGGCCGGCGAACAGCCTGATGGGATATGAGATATACAGAGCTTCCAGAATGCAGTGTACGGTCCAGGGTGCCAGTGCTGGTGCTACCCTGGGGCTGATGGCCGGAGCCTTCGGCGAGATGATCGGCGCCTGGGATGATGATACATCCTGGTACATCGGTGGCGCGATGGCCGCCTTTGGAGCCTTGTACGGGGGGAAGATCAAGGCCGATGACAAGGGATGGAGCCTGCGGATCAGATGGGATGACGACTGACACAACA encodes the following:
- a CDS encoding fused MFS/spermidine synthase, with amino-acid sequence MEKETPARKINPWILYVIVAISGAAVLAVEILGTRILGPHYGVSLFLWSALITVALSALSVGYAVGGRMADRKASLTRIAVILAMAGIWLIMVPLLKRPVLWISGSLGLRMAVIVAGFILFFPPLFALGMISPYAIKLRTVSLGEVGRSAGNLYSVSTAASVVAALLTGFILIPKVGVSILTISIGIMLLLTAAFAAMLDRRSFAKRSGLALLFILCAAAALFMNTAPARTSGEGSIRAFEQSPYAQIMVVEYSNARFLLIDGAIHTFTDIESNETLFSYVNVVDISRYMFSTPGDALLIGLGGGSVAKHFSRGGWSVDGVEIDPVVVKMAREHFDLEKEEANIHTMDGRQFLNGTDKIYDVVVMDAFGSGSVPFHLITREAFGLVKSRLDENGVLAINLQSIGWKSTIVRSVTATLRSHFTEVLALPIAEPPNKLGNIIILASNRPLETVSELPDPDSRFSADYDRIHAWNNRFTPDISDVPVLTDELNPVELWSEEINLAERRELNVYFKDLGLLW
- a CDS encoding glycosyltransferase; translation: MSGEKVLCVHLIHSLDIGGAQKILYHYAKFHDRNRYRMEAISFMPGGPLIEEVESLGVKVHILNTRSSDIRSLTRMTRIFKQNRAKIVHFHNPLPLFLGLPAAIFAGVPVRLMTEHSIDYPQRAGGKMGRIFYPSMRRLLDMVIACSEEVRKSHIPLLNPDKTVTILNGIDTGSHTATGPGPEGGKLRIGSIGTLSAPKGFKHLIEAVRILSARDIPVHLTLVGDGPLRPSLERQALEAGIGTAVHFPGIVTDIGPLLSGFHVVAGSSLREGLPLAILEAMAAGRPIVTTDVGGNREAVENGITGLLVEAGDPKALADAIEDLWSDKEQRALMGKAGRERVLERFSASRMVAETEKIYSSLLEK